Genomic window (Terriglobales bacterium):
TGGCCGAGGGCGACGCATGATCGCCGAAGTACTTGGTTCAAGGGGAAAGATAAAGGTGGCTCATGATATTGACCCTTGACGAACTCATTGAGCGGACGGGCGGCCCACCCCCTTTCGCACCGGCTCGGCCCTTGAGGGTGCCCCACTCCTTCGCGCCAGCGAAGGGTGGGATTGAAGAAAGCCCCTAGAACGGGAACGGCCGCTTCCCTTGCTGGATGGTGATCCACTTCACTTCTGTCATCTCTTCGATGCCGCAGCGCCCGTTCTCCCGTCCGAAGCCGCTGTTCTTCACTCCCCCGAAGGGTGCGGTGGGTTCGTCATGCAGCGTGCAGTCGTTGATGTGCACCATGCCCGCCTCCAGCCGCTCCGCGAACTTCAGCGCCGTGTCGATGTCCCGCGTCATCACCGAGGACGAAAGCCCATAGCTGGTGTCGTTGGCCACCTCCAGCGCCTGGTCCGCGTCCCTCACCCGGATGATCGAGGTCACCGGCGCGAACGTTTCCTCGTGGTACACCTTCATCTTCGGAGTCACCTCCGCCAGCACCGTGGGCTGGTAGAACGGCCCCTCGTGGGTGCCGCCTGTAAGCAGTTTAGCTCCGTGCGCCACCGCATCTTCTATATGGCCGTCCACGAAGGCGCAGTGCGACTTGCGGATGATGGGCCCGATCACCGTCGCCGGATCCCGCGGATCGCCCACCTTGACTGTCTTCGTCTTGGCCACGAACTTCTTGCAGAACTCGTCGTACACCGCGTCTTCCACGATGATCCGCGAGCTGGCCATGCACACCTGTCCCTGGTGGATGTAGGTCCCGAAGGCGGCGCAGTCCACCGCGTAGTCGATATCGGCGTCCTTTAGCACGATGAACGGATTCTTCCCGCCCAGCTCCATCACGAAGCGCTTGAAGTACTTCGCCGCCTCTGCGGCCAGGAGTCGCCCCACCCGGTCCGATCCGGTGAACGTGATCAGCTTCACGCGCGGGTCGGCGATCAGTTGCCGCACGATGTCCGGCCCCGGCCCCGAAACCACGTTCAGCACCCCTGCCGGCAATCCCGCCGCCTCGAAGATCTCGGCGATCTTCAGCCCCACGATCGGCGTCTCTTCCGAGGGCTTCAGCACGAACGTATTCCCGGCGGCCAGCGCCATGGCTACTTTCTTCAGCGGCAGGAACATGGCGGCGTTGAACGGCCCGATCCCGGCCACCACGCCCAGCGGCCGTCGCACGGAGAACGAGAACTGCCCGGGCTGCAGCATGGGCATGGTTTCGCCGGTGATGCGCCGGCACTCTCCCGCCATGGCGCGCAGGAAATCGGTCACCAGGTGGACCTGGAAGTGCGCGAAGCCCACCGCCGCGCCCGTCTCCGTGATGAGCAGGTCCACCAGCGCCGCCGTTTGCGACTCGGCGATATCCGCCGCCTTCAGCAGGATCCGTTCCCGCTGGGCCGCCGGCGTGTTCGCCCACGATGTTCTCGCGCCGTAGGCGGCGGCGATGGCCCGCTCCACGTCCTCCCCCGTCGCTTGATGAATGTTGCCGATCAGTTCCCCGGTGGCCGGATTGAGGTCTCCGAAGAGCACTCCGCCCGCGGATTCCACCCACGCGCCGCCGATGTAAAGCTTGTGTTCTACGGTCTGCATAATTGTCGTCTCCAAAAGGACCTACCCCAACGGGAACTTCTGTCGGCAGGAAGGAAACGGATTATAACCC
Coding sequences:
- a CDS encoding aldehyde dehydrogenase family protein; the encoded protein is MQTVEHKLYIGGAWVESAGGVLFGDLNPATGELIGNIHQATGEDVERAIAAAYGARTSWANTPAAQRERILLKAADIAESQTAALVDLLITETGAAVGFAHFQVHLVTDFLRAMAGECRRITGETMPMLQPGQFSFSVRRPLGVVAGIGPFNAAMFLPLKKVAMALAAGNTFVLKPSEETPIVGLKIAEIFEAAGLPAGVLNVVSGPGPDIVRQLIADPRVKLITFTGSDRVGRLLAAEAAKYFKRFVMELGGKNPFIVLKDADIDYAVDCAAFGTYIHQGQVCMASSRIIVEDAVYDEFCKKFVAKTKTVKVGDPRDPATVIGPIIRKSHCAFVDGHIEDAVAHGAKLLTGGTHEGPFYQPTVLAEVTPKMKVYHEETFAPVTSIIRVRDADQALEVANDTSYGLSSSVMTRDIDTALKFAERLEAGMVHINDCTLHDEPTAPFGGVKNSGFGRENGRCGIEEMTEVKWITIQQGKRPFPF